The following proteins come from a genomic window of Chloroflexota bacterium:
- a CDS encoding adenosine-specific kinase, whose translation MELTTIKIQKPAEVNLILGQAHFIKTVEDLYEALVTTVPGIKFGVAFCESSGPALVRYTGTDEEMINLAKENALALASGHAFIIFLKNAFPVNVLNAIKMVPEVCLIFCATANPVEVVIAVTEQGRGILGVIDGLPSQGVESEKDIQHRRAFLRQIGYKQ comes from the coding sequence ATGGAACTCACCACCATAAAGATCCAAAAACCTGCTGAGGTCAACCTGATTCTAGGACAGGCTCACTTCATAAAAACTGTGGAGGACCTTTATGAAGCCCTGGTCACCACCGTCCCAGGGATCAAGTTTGGAGTTGCCTTCTGCGAATCCTCGGGACCTGCCCTGGTACGTTATACCGGTACTGACGAGGAGATGATCAACCTGGCCAAGGAGAACGCCCTTGCCCTGGCTAGCGGACATGCCTTCATCATCTTCCTAAAGAACGCCTTCCCTGTTAACGTTCTAAACGCAATCAAAATGGTGCCTGAAGTGTGTCTCATCTTCTGTGCCACAGCTAACCCTGTGGAGGTGGTTATCGCCGTGACGGAACAGGGACGAGGCATCTTGGGTGTCATTGATGGCCTGCCATCCCAAGGCGTTGAGTCAGAGAAGGACATTCAACACCGCCGAGCATTCCTGCGCCAGATTGGTTATAAGCAATGA
- a CDS encoding DUF3842 family protein, translated as MIVAVVDGMGGGIGAQIVTQLRQELPLEVEVMALGTNAIATDKMMRVRASRGATGENAIKISINQADAIVAPIGVVIPNSMMGEITPTIAESVASARGIKLLLPINQPHLEIVGVEIKPLTKQISRAIEMIRERFGLPLPKPPGDESLVSTSSNK; from the coding sequence ATGATCGTGGCTGTCGTCGACGGGATGGGAGGTGGCATAGGGGCGCAGATCGTCACCCAATTGCGCCAGGAGCTGCCCCTGGAGGTGGAGGTGATGGCCTTGGGCACCAACGCCATCGCCACGGATAAGATGATGCGCGTCAGAGCAAGCCGTGGCGCCACTGGGGAGAACGCCATTAAAATCTCTATAAATCAGGCTGATGCGATCGTTGCCCCGATTGGTGTCGTCATCCCCAACTCGATGATGGGGGAAATCACCCCAACCATCGCCGAAAGTGTGGCTTCAGCGCGAGGCATCAAACTTCTCCTGCCCATCAATCAGCCCCACCTGGAAATTGTCGGCGTCGAGATTAAGCCTCTCACCAAGCAGATCAGCCGGGCTATCGAGATGATACGGGAGAGGTTCGGTCTCCCACTGCCAAAGCCACCAGGGGACGAATCGTTGGTGTCCACCTCATCAAACAAATAG
- a CDS encoding glycosyltransferase family 39 protein — MLLRHKQMAQLADGLILFIIMGLAAYTHLSHMDLVEFKGDESLVCNLAVAFLEGKHLPLIGIPSSVGIANPPAFVYLMAIPLAITRDAALATGFVGLLNVLAVGLCYRFCSEYFGRRMAQIASLLFAVNPSIVLFSRKIQSQDVLALFTLLFISSIFAFAVKGQSRGLILSFFWLALLLQLHFAAVGLIPLLVLVLFLFRAKIAALVSSAAIFALTFLPYGYWQLTHDWLDVKTALSLAKSPAQVDLQAARWAVGLLADPAYHSVTGESYEKFIAQMPNFAWLYRGEMILFLAGLGYLGYRWLKRDESRRKFGLLLLWGIVPVLFFSRHSMPIYPHYLLIVYPMPFIAIGILLGHILEWASSRWEGFPSLLGIKSIVTRFSTRAILVCSILFLVTLVGIQIYAFSFYISFIDRESTIGGYGIPLKYLVNVLQQARALNATPDAPLYVAASGSDLRESLSFLAQGRPALRWFNANSGFLLPPEGSGETLYLLTDEQSRLASFLERGFSDRLVGVAGRPGNPTAFKFYRLGVKDVLKPGNDHSLSLTLPNGLRLLGYRLERQVQAGDILLFVLYWKITQTRPVSSEEYVFFAHLLDTKWQKWGGYDGQGYPLPDWQRGDVVLSWFPIRVNPGALLGQYWLQFGMYRFPDLVRLPLSDKQGVTVGTSLRLGPVKVIPQGAPQQGTLPEPQYHQPVDLEGKVRLVGYDLDPVELTPGQGLRLILYWQSQQKMSANYTVFTHLLDADGRLISQQDNQPLNGTYPTSLWDEGEFVRDEYQLVIPANTPPGLYHIEVGMYLPETGQRLKMPQGDSLLLSQEVHVRLPR; from the coding sequence TTGCTCCTTAGACACAAGCAGATGGCTCAGTTGGCGGATGGGCTCATCCTGTTCATCATTATGGGCTTGGCGGCCTACACTCATCTGAGCCATATGGATCTGGTGGAATTCAAGGGCGACGAGTCCTTGGTGTGCAACCTGGCGGTTGCCTTTCTTGAGGGCAAGCATCTCCCGCTGATAGGGATACCGTCCTCGGTAGGGATAGCTAATCCACCAGCTTTCGTCTACCTGATGGCCATACCTCTGGCCATAACCCGGGATGCCGCTCTGGCTACGGGGTTCGTTGGATTGCTAAACGTCCTGGCCGTAGGTCTCTGTTACCGCTTCTGTAGCGAGTACTTCGGGCGGCGCATGGCCCAAATCGCCAGTTTATTGTTTGCGGTCAATCCCTCTATTGTGCTTTTTTCACGGAAGATACAGTCCCAGGATGTGCTGGCACTTTTCACACTCCTGTTCATTTCCTCAATATTCGCCTTCGCCGTCAAGGGCCAGTCTCGTGGGTTGATCCTATCCTTTTTCTGGTTAGCCCTGCTTCTCCAGTTACATTTTGCGGCTGTGGGCCTAATTCCGTTGCTCGTTTTAGTACTCTTTCTGTTTCGGGCGAAGATAGCGGCGCTTGTCAGCAGCGCCGCTATCTTCGCCCTAACGTTCTTACCCTACGGCTACTGGCAGCTAACCCACGACTGGCTTGATGTGAAGACGGCCCTTTCCCTGGCCAAATCGCCTGCCCAGGTTGACCTCCAGGCGGCGCGTTGGGCAGTGGGATTGTTGGCCGACCCTGCTTATCACTCCGTGACTGGGGAGTCGTATGAGAAATTCATCGCTCAGATGCCCAACTTCGCCTGGCTATACCGTGGTGAGATGATTTTGTTTTTGGCCGGTCTCGGCTATCTTGGTTACAGATGGTTGAAACGGGACGAGTCCAGAAGGAAGTTTGGGCTCCTCTTATTGTGGGGGATCGTGCCTGTCCTTTTCTTCTCGCGACACTCGATGCCTATCTACCCCCATTATCTCCTTATTGTCTATCCTATGCCGTTCATCGCCATCGGCATTCTGCTTGGGCATATCCTAGAATGGGCCTCTTCGCGCTGGGAGGGGTTCCCATCCCTGCTCGGAATAAAGTCGATCGTCACCAGGTTCAGCACTCGGGCCATTTTGGTTTGCTCGATCCTATTTCTGGTCACTCTGGTGGGGATACAGATATACGCATTCTCCTTCTACATCTCTTTCATCGACCGGGAGAGTACCATAGGAGGTTATGGTATACCCTTGAAATATCTGGTCAATGTATTGCAACAGGCACGTGCCCTTAACGCCACACCCGATGCTCCCCTTTACGTGGCGGCGAGTGGATCGGATCTGCGGGAATCCCTCTCCTTCTTGGCCCAGGGCCGTCCCGCGCTAAGGTGGTTCAACGCCAACTCGGGTTTTCTCTTGCCCCCAGAGGGCTCAGGTGAGACCCTTTACCTGCTCACCGATGAGCAGAGCCGGCTTGCCTCTTTCCTTGAGCGCGGCTTTTCGGACCGGCTGGTAGGGGTTGCTGGCCGTCCGGGTAACCCCACGGCCTTCAAGTTTTATCGTCTCGGTGTAAAGGATGTGTTGAAGCCTGGCAACGATCATTCGCTTTCTCTGACCCTGCCTAATGGGTTGCGGCTCCTGGGCTATCGCTTGGAGAGGCAGGTGCAGGCCGGTGATATTCTACTGTTCGTCCTCTACTGGAAGATAACGCAGACACGCCCTGTATCAAGCGAAGAGTACGTCTTCTTTGCCCACCTGCTTGACACCAAATGGCAGAAATGGGGAGGATACGATGGTCAAGGGTACCCACTGCCGGATTGGCAAAGGGGAGACGTTGTCTTAAGCTGGTTTCCGATCCGGGTGAACCCCGGAGCACTTCTGGGCCAGTATTGGTTACAGTTCGGTATGTATCGATTTCCTGACCTTGTTCGCCTGCCCCTTAGCGATAAGCAAGGCGTAACGGTTGGAACATCGCTAAGACTAGGACCAGTCAAGGTCATACCACAGGGAGCTCCTCAGCAAGGGACACTGCCGGAGCCCCAATATCACCAGCCAGTCGACCTTGAAGGCAAGGTGCGCTTAGTCGGCTATGACCTTGATCCCGTAGAGTTGACGCCAGGGCAGGGCCTTCGCTTGATCCTCTACTGGCAGTCCCAACAGAAAATGAGTGCCAATTATACCGTTTTCACCCATTTGCTTGACGCCGACGGCCGGCTTATCAGCCAGCAGGACAACCAACCCCTTAACGGTACTTATCCAACTTCACTATGGGACGAAGGCGAGTTCGTGCGGGACGAATACCAGTTGGTGATTCCTGCAAACACGCCTCCTGGCCTTTATCATATCGAGGTCGGTATGTATCTCCCAGAAACTGGGCAGCGCCTGAAGATGCCCCAGGGTGATAGCCTGTTGCTCTCCCAAGAGGTCCACGTGCGCCTGCCTAGATGA
- a CDS encoding bile acid:sodium symporter produces MRLLQKLEDFRLLPFFVLLSMVLGISLGKISHISDYQLTPPIEAIKSILAGTYEFSLPNTLVLGVVIGLFMMMYPAMTNVRLDELGQAFRSPKQLLIVAFFNYAVAPFFMYALAKIFLASHTELATGLVLYGIAPCIAMVIIFTFLAKGNTPLALVLVAFNSIVQMILIPLYAKVLIGEVHFDVRVVGESVILYLGLPLLLGFLTRQVGIKRVGEEGFEQFKVFLNALSILGLLFTLVVMFALKGDLILERPLIVVEMAIPMTIFFFVIFNVVYLTGWRLGLNYRDAVAVAFNSTGRDFEIAIAIAITAFSPTVALATVVGPLIEVPIMLSLDWLAMRTSPRLFGTVPREVEKVAVGRFGLAAEAADPPEE; encoded by the coding sequence ATGCGTTTATTACAGAAACTGGAGGATTTCCGGCTTTTACCCTTCTTCGTCCTGCTCAGTATGGTCCTGGGGATCTCCCTGGGCAAGATCTCCCACATCTCCGACTATCAACTCACACCACCCATCGAGGCCATCAAGTCCATCCTTGCGGGCACTTATGAATTCAGTCTACCCAACACCCTGGTTTTGGGGGTGGTCATCGGACTATTCATGATGATGTACCCGGCCATGACCAACGTTCGCCTCGACGAGCTGGGGCAAGCCTTCCGTTCCCCCAAGCAACTACTCATCGTCGCCTTCTTCAACTATGCTGTAGCGCCCTTCTTTATGTATGCCCTGGCCAAGATATTCCTCGCCAGCCACACGGAGCTGGCGACTGGTCTCGTCCTCTACGGCATCGCTCCGTGCATCGCCATGGTGATCATCTTCACCTTCCTGGCCAAGGGCAACACGCCTTTAGCCCTGGTCCTCGTCGCCTTCAACTCCATCGTCCAGATGATCCTCATTCCACTTTACGCCAAGGTGCTCATTGGAGAGGTACATTTTGATGTTCGGGTTGTGGGTGAGAGCGTCATTCTTTATCTTGGTTTGCCCTTGCTCCTTGGCTTCCTCACCAGACAGGTCGGCATCAAGCGCGTGGGTGAGGAGGGTTTCGAGCAGTTTAAGGTCTTTCTGAACGCCCTTTCCATCCTGGGGTTGCTCTTCACCCTGGTAGTCATGTTTGCCCTCAAGGGTGATCTCATCCTGGAACGCCCCCTCATCGTGGTGGAGATGGCTATCCCTATGACCATCTTCTTCTTCGTTATATTTAACGTTGTCTATCTGACGGGCTGGAGGCTGGGGCTGAACTACCGCGATGCCGTGGCCGTGGCCTTTAACAGCACGGGGCGGGATTTTGAGATCGCCATTGCCATCGCCATCACGGCTTTCTCTCCCACCGTGGCCCTGGCTACGGTAGTCGGCCCACTTATTGAGGTGCCGATAATGCTCTCCTTGGATTGGCTGGCCATGCGGACGAGTCCGAGGTTGTTCGGTACCGTGCCCAGGGAGGTAGAGAAGGTGGCCGTGGGAAGGTTTGGATTAGCGGCCGAGGCAGCAGATCCACCTGAGGAATAG
- the polX gene encoding DNA polymerase/3'-5' exonuclease PolX, translated as MRNKEVSRILEDIADILEIKGESPFRIGAYREAARRIENLIEDVAKLTTEGKLRKIPGVGESIAAKIEEYLSTGRCQYYEDIKKDIPEGLVHLLQVPGLGPRKAQLLYKELGITGLEDLEKAAQEHRLRHLPGMGEKSEENLLRELERWKQRTQRYLLGVALPAAEEVASLMRGCLAVRQIDPAGSIRRMRQTIGDIDLLAASEGPERVMEFLVSLPMVKEVIARGSTKSSILTYDNLQIDLRVVEPDSYGAALQYFTGSKSHNIALRELAQRKGLKISEYGIFEEASGKRLGGEKEEDIYRLLGMSYIPPELRENRGEIESALRGTLPQLIDYGELRGDLHVHSNWSDGTDSLEDIALAARARGYEYLAICDHSQSLGIARGLSLERVREQRKTIIELNKKLYPFRLLAGIEVDIRGDGTLDYDDEVLQAFDLVSASIHSGFGQSKERITQRLIGAIQNPYVDVICHPTGRLIGKREAYELDLEAVLEAAAQTYTALEINAAPDRLDLDDIGARRAVELGIPLVINTDAHSTSQLGFARYGIATARRGWVDSRSVLNTLPLEQLLARLSRHRFAAVKGFPTS; from the coding sequence ATGAGGAATAAGGAGGTCAGTCGGATCCTTGAGGATATCGCTGATATCCTGGAGATAAAGGGAGAAAGTCCCTTCCGCATCGGCGCCTACCGGGAAGCGGCCAGGCGCATCGAGAACCTCATCGAGGATGTAGCGAAGCTCACCACCGAAGGGAAGCTACGAAAGATTCCCGGTGTGGGCGAGTCCATCGCCGCTAAGATTGAGGAATATCTCTCTACTGGTCGTTGTCAATACTATGAGGATATCAAAAAAGACATTCCGGAAGGGCTTGTCCATCTCCTCCAGGTACCAGGCTTGGGACCACGCAAGGCCCAGCTGCTCTACAAGGAGCTGGGGATCACTGGACTGGAGGACTTGGAGAAGGCTGCCCAGGAGCACCGCCTTCGTCATCTGCCTGGAATGGGGGAGAAAAGCGAGGAAAACCTCTTGCGCGAGCTAGAGCGCTGGAAGCAGCGGACGCAACGTTACCTGCTTGGGGTGGCCCTGCCGGCTGCTGAGGAGGTGGCCAGCCTCATGCGTGGATGTCTGGCCGTGCGCCAGATTGATCCGGCGGGCAGCATCAGGCGTATGCGTCAGACCATCGGCGATATCGATCTCCTAGCTGCCTCCGAGGGGCCAGAGAGGGTAATGGAGTTCCTTGTCTCTTTACCGATGGTCAAGGAGGTTATTGCCAGGGGATCAACCAAGTCCAGCATACTTACTTACGACAACCTGCAAATAGACCTTCGGGTTGTCGAACCCGACTCGTATGGAGCAGCTCTGCAGTATTTCACCGGGTCGAAGAGCCATAACATCGCTCTGCGAGAGCTGGCGCAAAGAAAGGGGCTTAAGATCAGCGAGTATGGCATCTTCGAGGAGGCCAGCGGCAAGCGCTTGGGCGGGGAAAAGGAGGAGGATATCTATCGTCTCTTGGGAATGTCTTACATCCCTCCGGAGTTGCGCGAGAATCGGGGAGAGATAGAGTCTGCTCTGAGGGGCACCCTCCCGCAGCTCATCGACTATGGGGAACTCAGGGGAGACCTGCATGTGCATAGTAATTGGAGTGATGGGACAGATTCCCTGGAGGACATAGCCCTGGCTGCCAGAGCACGCGGTTATGAATACCTGGCTATCTGCGATCATTCCCAATCGCTGGGAATAGCCAGAGGGCTTTCTCTGGAAAGGGTTAGAGAGCAGCGGAAGACGATCATAGAGCTGAACAAAAAGTTATACCCCTTCCGTCTCCTGGCCGGGATAGAGGTGGACATTCGAGGGGACGGGACACTGGATTATGACGATGAGGTGCTGCAGGCGTTTGATCTCGTCTCGGCCTCCATCCATAGTGGCTTCGGACAATCGAAAGAGAGGATCACTCAAAGGCTAATCGGAGCCATTCAGAATCCATACGTGGACGTTATTTGTCATCCTACGGGACGGCTCATCGGCAAACGCGAGGCCTATGAGTTAGACCTGGAGGCAGTCCTTGAAGCCGCGGCGCAGACATATACTGCCTTAGAGATCAATGCTGCTCCTGACCGCCTGGACCTGGACGACATCGGGGCACGACGAGCTGTGGAGCTGGGGATACCATTAGTCATCAACACCGATGCTCACAGCACCTCTCAATTAGGCTTCGCCCGTTATGGGATAGCGACGGCGCGCCGTGGTTGGGTGGATAGTAGGAGTGTCCTCAATACCCTGCCGCTGGAGCAGCTCTTGGCCAGGCTCTCCCGCCACCGCTTCGCGGCCGTCAAAGGCTTTCCTACATCGTAG
- a CDS encoding MTH938/NDUFAF3 family protein has translation MIESYEFGRITIAGRQYTSDIIVFPKRVQANWWRKEGHVLHVEDLETVLREKPDVLIVGTGRFGLLMVPPETAAYVEAQGIRLIVELTSTACNIYNELHSSGKVIAALHLTC, from the coding sequence ATGATCGAATCTTACGAATTCGGACGTATAACTATCGCTGGCCGACAATATACCTCGGATATCATCGTCTTTCCTAAACGCGTTCAGGCTAATTGGTGGCGGAAGGAAGGCCATGTGTTACATGTCGAGGACCTGGAGACAGTTCTGCGGGAAAAGCCGGACGTATTGATTGTCGGTACGGGTCGCTTTGGCTTATTAATGGTGCCCCCGGAGACAGCGGCCTACGTAGAGGCTCAGGGAATACGGCTCATCGTGGAACTGACCAGCACGGCCTGCAATATCTATAACGAGCTACACAGTTCTGGCAAGGTCATCGCTGCCCTGCATTTGACCTGCTAA
- a CDS encoding 2-hydroxyacyl-CoA dehydratase family protein, whose translation MTTDHRQMWTDLGIDLERHDALLNALPSLYEEIYLSQKNRPMGMAYFDFVVGDIHGIRVRELRQHAMNGGKVVATYCVFVPEEIALAADAIAVGLCAGTQFSVPIAEEVLPRNTCPLIKSSFGFKLGRICPYVQTSHLIVGETTCDGKKKMFELLGEYQPVYVMEVPNKKNQLSHNLWLGEVMTFKEVIEKLTGNKVTEDTLSRSTKLLNDRRRALQRLYNTRKARPVPISGKDAMLVTQVSFYDDVPRYVQQVKALCDEVERRIAAGEGVFPPDAPRILISGSPMAIPNWKLHHILETAGAAVVCEESCTGTRAFSDLVPENGGTVEEQLQAIADRYMQIHCACFTPNDERLDDIVRLAREYQVDGVVHYNLQFCHTYANEAVKVERRLAKEGIPLLRIETDYSDEDAGQLRTRVDAFLEIIRR comes from the coding sequence ATGACAACTGATCATAGGCAAATGTGGACCGATCTGGGAATAGACCTTGAACGCCATGATGCGCTTCTGAATGCCCTACCATCGCTCTACGAGGAGATCTACCTCTCCCAAAAGAATCGCCCCATGGGCATGGCGTATTTCGATTTTGTGGTGGGCGATATTCACGGTATCAGGGTGCGGGAGCTGAGGCAGCACGCTATGAACGGTGGTAAGGTAGTTGCCACGTACTGCGTATTCGTTCCTGAGGAGATTGCCCTGGCTGCCGATGCCATCGCAGTGGGGCTATGTGCCGGGACGCAGTTTTCCGTGCCCATAGCTGAGGAGGTCCTTCCTCGCAACACCTGCCCTCTCATTAAATCCTCTTTTGGCTTTAAACTGGGGCGCATCTGTCCCTATGTGCAGACAAGCCATCTCATTGTCGGTGAGACCACCTGCGATGGCAAGAAGAAGATGTTCGAACTCCTTGGGGAATACCAGCCTGTCTACGTTATGGAGGTGCCTAACAAGAAGAATCAGCTGAGCCACAATCTATGGTTGGGCGAGGTGATGACCTTTAAGGAAGTCATCGAGAAGCTGACAGGCAATAAGGTCACCGAGGACACACTGTCCCGATCCACCAAGCTTCTCAATGATCGACGCCGTGCCCTTCAGCGACTCTACAATACCCGCAAGGCTCGCCCAGTTCCCATAAGCGGCAAGGATGCAATGCTGGTGACCCAGGTGTCCTTCTACGATGACGTCCCTCGCTATGTCCAGCAGGTAAAAGCGCTATGCGATGAGGTGGAAAGACGCATCGCTGCTGGGGAAGGGGTCTTCCCACCAGATGCTCCCCGCATCCTGATCTCAGGCAGCCCCATGGCCATCCCTAACTGGAAGCTACATCACATTTTGGAGACAGCTGGAGCTGCCGTCGTCTGTGAGGAGTCATGCACTGGCACTCGAGCCTTCAGCGATCTGGTCCCTGAGAATGGAGGCACGGTGGAGGAGCAATTGCAGGCCATCGCTGATCGCTATATGCAAATCCACTGCGCTTGCTTCACTCCCAACGATGAACGTCTCGATGATATTGTAAGACTTGCCAGAGAGTACCAGGTTGATGGCGTGGTGCACTATAACCTCCAGTTCTGCCACACCTATGCCAATGAAGCCGTAAAAGTGGAGAGGCGTCTAGCTAAGGAAGGTATCCCTCTATTGCGCATCGAAACGGACTATAGCGACGAGGATGCGGGCCAACTAAGGACCAGGGTAGATGCCTTTTTGGAGATAATACGCCGGTGA
- the surE gene encoding 5'/3'-nucleotidase SurE gives MYILVTNDDGIDSEGILALKRSLAKVGEVVIIAPDRNWSTTGHAMTLHKPLRVTEVKLADGDMALVSDGTPTDCVRLGVLGILRRQPDLVVSGINKGPNLGDDVTYSGTVAAAMEGVICAIPSIAVSLAGYNDWDFSYAAEFTARLAQHMAQNGLSSEVLLNVNVPNLPKEQIAGVEITRLGKRIYRDVLIEEKDTAGQTRYWIGGDVPIGIEDEGTDLKAIAENKVSVTPIHLDLTNHRLIRKLIHWKLSV, from the coding sequence ATGTATATATTGGTGACAAACGATGATGGCATTGATTCTGAAGGCATTCTGGCCTTAAAGCGGTCCCTGGCCAAGGTCGGTGAGGTGGTTATCATCGCCCCAGATCGCAACTGGAGCACCACCGGTCACGCTATGACTCTACATAAACCGTTACGGGTAACCGAGGTAAAACTGGCTGATGGTGATATGGCCCTCGTTTCCGATGGCACTCCCACGGATTGCGTCAGATTGGGCGTTTTGGGCATATTGAGGCGCCAACCAGATTTAGTTGTCTCAGGCATCAATAAAGGCCCTAATCTTGGTGATGACGTTACCTATTCAGGTACGGTGGCCGCGGCGATGGAAGGGGTTATTTGTGCCATCCCCTCCATCGCTGTATCTCTAGCTGGATATAACGATTGGGATTTCTCTTATGCAGCTGAATTCACGGCCAGGTTGGCTCAACACATGGCCCAGAATGGTCTAAGCAGTGAGGTGCTGCTCAACGTTAATGTACCAAATCTCCCTAAAGAGCAGATTGCCGGTGTGGAGATTACCAGACTGGGGAAGCGTATCTATCGTGATGTGCTTATCGAAGAGAAAGATACTGCCGGGCAGACACGCTACTGGATCGGTGGAGATGTTCCCATCGGTATCGAAGATGAGGGTACCGATCTCAAGGCCATCGCCGAAAACAAGGTCTCGGTCACCCCCATTCATCTTGACCTCACTAACCACCGGCTAATTCGCAAACTGATCCACTGGAAATTAAGCGTTTGA
- the arsM gene encoding arsenite methyltransferase yields the protein MSRTYNDIKKVVKEHYTKAAQRSKSTSCCAETGNKSVRLGYSPQELSTLPATAISASLGCGNPLAWAELKAREVVLDLGSGGGIDVLLAAQQVGPEGKAIGLDMTDDMLALAQENQRRTGLTNVEFIKGEMEAIPLPDASVDVILSNCVINLSPDKDAALREAFRVLRPSGRLAVSDVVALSELPEELRRNPEAWCRCIAGALTTTEYVQKLRVVGFTDIDFQYASFSAEEGCAGATVTSAFIKARKP from the coding sequence ATGAGTCGAACATATAACGACATCAAGAAAGTGGTCAAGGAGCACTATACGAAGGCGGCCCAGAGGAGTAAATCCACCAGCTGCTGTGCTGAAACAGGCAACAAGTCCGTTCGTCTTGGCTACTCCCCTCAGGAACTGAGCACGTTACCGGCGACAGCTATCAGTGCCTCACTTGGTTGTGGCAACCCTCTGGCCTGGGCTGAACTTAAGGCGAGAGAGGTAGTCCTGGACCTGGGCAGTGGAGGGGGTATAGATGTCCTCCTGGCTGCCCAGCAGGTGGGCCCAGAGGGCAAGGCTATTGGACTGGACATGACCGATGATATGCTCGCCTTGGCCCAGGAGAACCAGCGAAGGACTGGACTGACCAATGTCGAATTCATCAAGGGGGAAATGGAAGCTATTCCCTTGCCTGATGCCAGTGTGGACGTTATCCTAAGCAACTGCGTGATCAATCTCTCTCCAGATAAGGACGCAGCCCTCCGCGAAGCCTTCCGCGTTCTGAGACCCAGCGGTCGCCTGGCCGTCTCTGATGTGGTGGCCCTCTCCGAACTACCAGAAGAGTTGCGCCGCAATCCAGAGGCCTGGTGCCGCTGTATCGCTGGTGCCCTGACAACTACAGAGTACGTTCAAAAGCTCAGGGTGGTCGGATTTACAGACATCGACTTTCAGTATGCATCATTCTCCGCAGAGGAAGGATGTGCGGGCGCCACTGTAACTAGCGCCTTCATCAAGGCTCGTAAACCATAA
- a CDS encoding archaemetzincin family Zn-dependent metalloprotease, with translation MEKIGLRTIGDVAVEILEQLRQPLQETFSRPVEKGAPLPLPNYAYDAGRRQYHAMPILRELAASRTRREGKVLGIADVDLYVPQLNFVFGLADAVSGTCVISICRLRQEYYGLPRDDELFLERVLKESIHELGHIYGLGHCTEAKCVMYFSNSLRDTDRKGRSFCPRCQERLEVHS, from the coding sequence ATGGAAAAGATAGGGCTCAGGACGATTGGAGATGTGGCCGTGGAAATACTGGAACAGCTCCGGCAGCCGTTGCAAGAAACCTTCAGCCGGCCCGTGGAAAAGGGAGCCCCTTTACCCCTGCCCAATTACGCCTACGACGCTGGGCGGAGGCAATATCATGCTATGCCCATCTTGCGTGAGTTGGCTGCCAGCCGAACCAGACGTGAGGGGAAGGTGCTGGGCATAGCCGATGTAGACCTCTACGTTCCCCAACTGAATTTCGTCTTCGGACTGGCCGATGCTGTCAGCGGAACCTGCGTCATCTCCATATGTCGCCTCCGCCAGGAATACTATGGGTTACCCAGGGACGATGAGCTCTTTTTGGAGAGGGTACTCAAGGAGTCCATCCATGAGTTAGGACACATCTATGGACTTGGACATTGCACTGAAGCCAAATGCGTGATGTATTTCTCCAACAGTCTGCGTGACACTGATAGAAAGGGAAGGTCCTTCTGTCCGCGCTGTCAGGAAAGGCTGGAAGTACACTCTTAG
- a CDS encoding metalloregulator ArsR/SmtB family transcription factor: MTDAEPAPNRCAAQAQVKVRRGSQVIALTSFPISSSSFQPKCRMEYSINQVSRQYVRCFARKYIDKLRYMCYLTYGRRNATNTCIEERGGDSPMLSARRLCGRAAKVAPGLGGAEAEAYARLLKALADETRLRILSLLSKYEGEVCVCEIGENFALGQPTISHHLRILREAGLISGQKRGPWVYYFLNREKGAWLKKVLAEVL, encoded by the coding sequence ATGACTGATGCGGAACCCGCACCAAACCGCTGTGCGGCTCAGGCTCAGGTGAAGGTCAGGCGCGGCAGCCAAGTCATTGCTCTCACCTCCTTCCCCATTAGTTCGTCTTCCTTCCAGCCTAAGTGTCGTATGGAGTATAGCATCAATCAGGTCTCTAGGCAATATGTGCGGTGTTTTGCCCGAAAATATATTGACAAACTTCGATATATGTGCTATCTTACTTATGGGAGACGAAATGCGACGAATACGTGCATTGAAGAGAGAGGAGGCGACAGCCCCATGCTGTCTGCCCGGCGCCTTTGTGGTCGTGCCGCAAAGGTTGCTCCAGGCCTTGGTGGGGCCGAGGCTGAAGCGTATGCCCGACTCTTGAAGGCCCTGGCCGATGAAACCAGGCTGCGCATCCTGAGCCTCCTGTCTAAATACGAGGGGGAGGTCTGCGTCTGTGAAATCGGCGAGAATTTCGCGTTGGGGCAGCCCACTATATCACACCATCTGCGGATCTTGCGGGAGGCTGGTCTGATTAGTGGCCAGAAGCGAGGTCCATGGGTGTACTATTTCCTCAACCGAGAAAAGGGAGCCTGGCTTAAAAAGGTTCTCGCTGAAGTACTCTAA